GCTGGTTTCTCCGGGTTTTTTAAGAAAGACTGCACCGACCTGGCTCGAAGAGTCTCACTGTTGGcccattttcttgaagaaatcgGGGATTCCAGCAAGAAAGTTGAAGGAAATGCTGAATTGGGCTTCTCTGATCTAACCGTAGCCCTTCAGGCTGCGAGAAATCTCGTTTCTGCTGCTAACAACTTCGACAATTCCAACATTTCTTCGGTAATTTTTACGAGTTAATGGTGTACATTTTGGCCCTTTCTTCTTAGGGTTATTGTTGCTTTAGTTGATGCGATGAATCAATGTGGATTTTTTCATGTTTCGCgagtttgattgatttgaatttgctgatttgttttcttgttggcTTTTACCACATATATTGGTTGGCTATGTGGTGAAGGTCGTTGATTAATTGCTATGTGGAGTGaaattttttcaagattttgcgTACTTCTATTAAAGATGCGAGTTTTGCTTCGAAAGTGCATTAAGTCACGATAAGGTTAGATATGGATCCAGTATCCACCCCATTGACAATGGCTCATTCTATGATCTGATCTGAACTTTTGAAACTGTTGACTGTTTAATCAGAACATACAATGTGGCAGTTAGAGGGGGTACTGGACCTTTTGATTTCTCACAAATAATTTGTTTGCAAAAATTAGCCAATTGAATataaaattgcatttttttcttcttatttgATTCGAGGTGTTTCTGTGCTCGggagattattatttttaaaatgaaacattGTTTGAAGTGCatgcttaaaaataatatggttTTTGGGTATATGTAGTCTGAATtgatctctctcttttttttaaaaaataaataaataaactggtGTGTCTCAATGAGTAGATCAAAAGACAATCAATCATTTCCATTACTATCATTTGTATATGCTCATTTTTTTGGCTATACAATTGTTTGTTTGATTAATGATTAATATCTCATAGTTTCGAATGTGAGCTGATGGTTCTTGTATTTTTAAAACGTTAATGCTTGTCCTGAAATTTATTATGCTTTTGTTCAAGGATGGAGCAATGAAGAAAATCTCCTTTCAATTTCAATGTGTGACGTGGACATTAGAGAAAGGGCTGGCTAACTTACCGTATGGTGCTTTTGATATATCTGAAGAAGTATACGAACAGGTTGGTTTTGACTTTTGAGCAGATTTATGTGTTATCTGAATTGTTCGCTAATTTGACATAATCTACTTGCCAGATTGAACTAGTCAAGGCACAGTTGAGACGAGCCACAGAAAGATACGGTGGACCTCTTAACTCAAACTTATTATGCAGAGCCTTGTCTCATCCGTTGGACAAGGATATTGATCCTTTCCAGTCAGGTAACAGGCTTACTAGAAGTCTTCATATTGAAAATATCGGCATTATAAATCATGAAGTTGACCTGAACACGGAAGATCAAGTCGAAGGCAACTTGGAAGGTCACGATTTGGACGACAACGTTTACAACAAAGAAAGTTTGAGGATCTCATTGACATCATCTGAGGTTAATATCTTGAAGGATTCGGATAGTAGGACTGCCAAAAGGTCAACCTGCAAAAGTATAGAGGAGAACAAGAAACCAGATTCGCAGGTGATTCCTGAAGATTTCCTTTGCCCCATATCCCTCGAACTTATGAGGGATCCTGTAATTGTTGCAACCGGGCAGGTGAGATTCACATTCCTCTATGACACAATCAGTACAGTTGGTCTTTCTTACTGAGcaattgaaagaaaaacaagaagacaCACCGTGGTATAGGGTGAGAATTCTAATCTGTAATGCTTTTAATCTAGTTACGTTTTGCTTTTGCAGACCTATGAGAGATCTTACATACAGAGATGGATTGATTGTGGCAACACCACGTGCCCGAAAACACAGCAGAAGCTCCAGAATCACACTCTAACTCCAAATTACGTTTTGAGAAGTCTTATATCCCAGTGGTGCTTGAAACATAATATAGAGCAGCCAACAGGACTAATAAATGGGAAAATAAGAAAGAGTGATGGATCTCTTCGTGATGTTGCTGGTGACTTTGCGGCAGTCGAAGCACTTGTTCGTAAGCTCTCTAGCAGATCGATAGAGGAACGTAGAGCTGCAGTAGCTGAAATCCGATCGCTATCCAAAAGAAGTACGGACAACAGAATCTTGCTCGCGGAAGCCGGGGCAATTCCAATTCTTGTTAGTATGTTGACATCTGAGGATAGTGAAATTCAAGAAAATGCGGTTACTTCTGTGCTCAATCTTTCCATATTTGACAATAATAAAGGACTCATCATGCTTGCCAATGCGATTCCTTCTATTGTTCTAGTTCTCAGAGCTGGGAGTATGGAAGCAAAAGAGAATGCGGCCGCAACCCTTTTCAGCTTGTCGCTTGCTGatgaaaacaaaattataattggTGCATCGGGGGCAATACAAGCTCTGGTGGATTTGCTTCAGAATGGAAGCTCGAGAGGGAAGAAAGATGCTGCAACGGCATTATTCAATCTGTGTATCTATCAAGGAAACAAGGGAAGGGCTGTAAGAGCTGGGATTATCACTGCGTTGTTAAAAATGCTCACAGATTCAAGCAATTTAATGGTTGATGAATCTTTAACAATTCTTTCAGTTCTAGCCAACCATCATGAGGCAAAAGTGGCCATCGTTAAAGCTAGCACCATACCCATCTTAATCGATCTTTTACGGACAGGTTTACCTCGTAATAAGGAAAATGCAGCTGCCATTTTACTTTCCTTGTGCAAAAGGGACAATGAAAATCTCGGTTGTTTAAGCAGACTAGGCGCTGTAATACCACTCACGGAGCTTGCCAAAAATGGCACAGAGAGGGCTAAAAGGAAGGCCATGTCTTTGTTGGAGCACCTTCGCAAATCACAACAGCTTTGACAGGTTCATTATCCCTACAGGACTCACTATTTGTTTGTTCCTTGGATGATCATCTGACATTTAATTTTACACGAGTTTTAGGGTGTGAAAAGATGACttgtgagaaatgagaaatcaAGAGATTCTCATGTCAGCATATATTTTACCTTACTATCGAGTGTGGCAAGAATTTGTTTGACTGTTTTGTTTTGTAATTGTTTCATGGCTAAAAAGATTGATCATGCCGTTGATACTCTGTCAGATAACAGAGACTCTGTCAGATAACAGAGAATCAGGGATCTAAGGAGCTACAATGGTTTGAACATTTGatgtaataaaatttgattcttttgtttACGCAAACTGTTCGATGTTCAAGTCTTTATTATAAGCATGCATCATGGTTCTGATCACTAGACATTCAAGATCCTGCACGAGCTCGGCTGACTCAAGCGGGTGGGTGACTGGGTGAGGAGGTGTTGAGCCATTTTTGGTATGGAAAAACATGGAAAATGTagtatttcaatttttttctgaGACATGGTTATGAACacataatttcaaattattttttcttccaaATCTTTACTTCTATTAATTTTTTGCCTCTCTGTTATGGgttatttatctatattttcaTCCTTTTCTGTCTCGATGTTTATGTTTTGTAAGTAATCAGTGATTCaacttttttcttattttctgcagGAATATGTTAAATCTTCTATTTCAATAATTGCCTTCAAATGAAGTACTACATGCTTAATGTCACTTATTTCATCTATTCTTTATTTCAAGTACATCACTATCTAATTCATATCGCTACAAGGTGATTGGTTTAGACCCAATTATAAATTTACCCATGTTCCAcatactaattaaaaaaattgaagaaaataaacaaaaaattaagttaaaaataaattatacaaGGGTGCACATGGACGCTAGTTATATATTAGAGTTGGTTTCTCGTGAGACTGTATCCGTGAGATATGTCTCTGCGATATATACCTAttatgaaaagtaatatttttgacata
This genomic window from Primulina huaijiensis isolate GDHJ02 chromosome 7, ASM1229523v2, whole genome shotgun sequence contains:
- the LOC140980957 gene encoding U-box domain-containing protein 11-like, translated to MADGDTAAADGGPTTTPLRLVRDIVRISAAGFSGFFKKDCTDLARRVSLLAHFLEEIGDSSKKVEGNAELGFSDLTVALQAARNLVSAANNFDNSNISSDGAMKKISFQFQCVTWTLEKGLANLPYGAFDISEEVYEQIELVKAQLRRATERYGGPLNSNLLCRALSHPLDKDIDPFQSGNRLTRSLHIENIGIINHEVDLNTEDQVEGNLEGHDLDDNVYNKESLRISLTSSEVNILKDSDSRTAKRSTCKSIEENKKPDSQVIPEDFLCPISLELMRDPVIVATGQTYERSYIQRWIDCGNTTCPKTQQKLQNHTLTPNYVLRSLISQWCLKHNIEQPTGLINGKIRKSDGSLRDVAGDFAAVEALVRKLSSRSIEERRAAVAEIRSLSKRSTDNRILLAEAGAIPILVSMLTSEDSEIQENAVTSVLNLSIFDNNKGLIMLANAIPSIVLVLRAGSMEAKENAAATLFSLSLADENKIIIGASGAIQALVDLLQNGSSRGKKDAATALFNLCIYQGNKGRAVRAGIITALLKMLTDSSNLMVDESLTILSVLANHHEAKVAIVKASTIPILIDLLRTGLPRNKENAAAILLSLCKRDNENLGCLSRLGAVIPLTELAKNGTERAKRKAMSLLEHLRKSQQL